In Hyphomicrobiales bacterium, a single window of DNA contains:
- the radA gene encoding DNA repair protein RadA, whose product MAKVSSDFVCQSCGTTHAKWTGRCDGCGSWNSIIEEAREAPAAGAKGQALPKGRATRLHALKGDTASPPRIETGVSELDRVAGGGFVPGSAVLIGGDPGIGKSTLLLQALASLARKGERVIYVSGEEAIAQVRLRAQRLGLDDAPVLLAAETNTSDIIATLNEGTLPSIVVIDSIQTLWSPVIESAPGTVSQLKAGSEALVRFAKQKGACVLLVGHVTKDGQIAGPKVVEHLVDAVLYFEGDRGHQFRILRAVKNRFGPTDEIGVFEMSDGGLREVTNPSRLFMGSSERASPGTAVFAGMEGTRPLLVEVQALVSPSPLGTPRRTAVGWDSNRLAMILAVLDARAGVSLGQHDVYLNVAGGLRLKEPAADLAVAAALLSSLSDTIIPHGTVLFGEIALSGSIRPVSQSEARLKEAQKLGLIDAIIAEQAEALSVKGLSTRGLSTVADLVAWVASRSKGLRRIA is encoded by the coding sequence ATGGCCAAAGTCTCCTCTGATTTCGTCTGCCAGTCCTGCGGCACCACCCACGCGAAATGGACCGGCCGCTGCGACGGCTGCGGTTCATGGAATTCCATCATCGAAGAAGCCCGCGAGGCGCCAGCCGCTGGCGCCAAGGGACAGGCCCTGCCCAAGGGCCGTGCCACCCGACTTCATGCCCTGAAGGGCGACACGGCAAGCCCGCCCCGCATCGAAACCGGCGTCTCGGAACTGGACCGGGTGGCGGGCGGCGGCTTCGTGCCCGGCTCAGCCGTGCTGATCGGCGGCGACCCCGGCATCGGCAAATCCACCCTCCTCCTCCAGGCCCTCGCCTCGCTGGCCCGCAAGGGTGAGCGCGTCATCTACGTTTCGGGCGAGGAAGCCATTGCCCAGGTCCGGCTCCGCGCCCAGCGCCTCGGGCTGGACGATGCGCCCGTGCTGCTGGCGGCAGAAACCAACACGTCCGACATCATCGCCACACTGAACGAAGGCACCCTGCCCTCCATCGTCGTCATTGATTCGATCCAGACCCTCTGGTCGCCGGTCATCGAATCGGCCCCCGGCACCGTCTCGCAGCTCAAGGCGGGCTCGGAGGCACTGGTGCGCTTTGCCAAGCAGAAGGGCGCCTGCGTGCTGCTCGTCGGTCACGTCACCAAGGATGGCCAGATCGCCGGCCCCAAGGTCGTGGAACATCTCGTCGACGCCGTCCTCTATTTCGAGGGCGACCGCGGCCACCAGTTCCGCATCCTGCGCGCCGTGAAAAACCGATTCGGCCCCACCGATGAAATCGGCGTCTTTGAGATGTCGGACGGCGGCTTGCGCGAAGTCACCAATCCGTCGCGACTGTTCATGGGATCCTCCGAACGGGCCTCGCCGGGAACGGCCGTGTTTGCGGGCATGGAGGGTACGCGCCCCCTGCTGGTGGAAGTGCAGGCCCTCGTCTCGCCCTCGCCGCTCGGCACGCCGCGCCGCACCGCCGTGGGCTGGGATTCGAACCGCCTCGCCATGATTCTCGCCGTGCTGGATGCCCGCGCCGGGGTGTCACTGGGCCAGCATGATGTCTACCTGAACGTGGCCGGCGGGCTGCGTCTGAAGGAACCGGCAGCCGACCTCGCCGTGGCCGCCGCCCTGCTCTCCTCACTCTCCGACACCATTATTCCCCATGGCACCGTGCTCTTTGGCGAGATCGCCCTCTCCGGCAGCATCCGGCCCGTGAGCCAGAGCGAGGCGCGGCTCAAGGAAGCCCAGAAACTGGGCCTGATCGACGCCATCATCGCCGAACAGGCCGAGGCGCTGAGCGTAAAAGGCCTCTCCACACGGGGCCTCTCCACCGTCGCCGACCTCGTCGCATGGGTTGCTTCCCGTTCAAAGGGACTGCGGAGAATCGCATAG
- the der gene encoding ribosome biogenesis GTPase Der, producing the protein MSFTVAILGRPNVGKSTLFNRLVGQKIAIVDDTPGVTRDRREGDGRLGNLHFRIFDTAGLDDAAKGSLAARMSAQSVDAAKLADVILLVIDARAGVTPTDRDFAQRIRKLGKPVILVGNKAESRAALPGLGEANSLGFGEPLAVSAEHAEGLDGLYDALVPFARKQAQDEADDGEVDVADEGEEGEERKRPLKLAIIGQPNAGKSTLVNALLGEDRMLTGPEAGITRDAIVSDWSWKGRAIKLWDTAGIRRKSRVHEKIEKLSVADALRAIRFAECVVVLIDATLPIERQDLSLCDLVGREGRAVVLALSKWDAVEDKSGTLREVESKLEDVLPEIRGVPVVTLSAKQGRGTDKLMKAVFDADRRWNMRVTTSKLNRWLEGALERNAPPAPSGRRIKIRYATQANARPPTFAIFGNQLNKLPESYLRYLMNGLRADFGLDGVPIRFALRGGKNPYEDK; encoded by the coding sequence ATGAGCTTCACAGTCGCCATTCTCGGACGGCCGAACGTCGGCAAATCCACGCTGTTCAACCGGCTTGTGGGGCAGAAGATTGCCATCGTCGACGATACGCCCGGCGTCACCCGTGACCGCCGCGAGGGCGATGGCCGCCTGGGCAACCTCCATTTCCGCATCTTCGATACGGCCGGTCTTGACGATGCCGCGAAAGGCTCTCTGGCGGCGCGCATGAGCGCGCAGAGCGTCGATGCCGCGAAGCTCGCCGATGTGATCCTTCTGGTGATCGACGCGCGTGCTGGCGTGACGCCGACCGACCGTGATTTTGCCCAGCGCATCCGCAAGCTGGGGAAGCCCGTCATCCTGGTCGGCAACAAGGCGGAGTCCCGCGCGGCGCTGCCGGGTCTGGGCGAAGCGAACAGCCTTGGTTTCGGCGAGCCGCTCGCCGTTTCCGCCGAACATGCCGAAGGCCTCGATGGCCTGTACGATGCACTCGTTCCCTTCGCGCGCAAGCAGGCGCAGGACGAGGCGGACGACGGTGAAGTGGATGTGGCGGACGAAGGCGAAGAGGGCGAGGAGCGCAAGCGTCCGCTGAAGCTCGCCATCATCGGCCAACCCAACGCAGGCAAGTCCACGCTGGTCAATGCGCTTCTTGGCGAGGACCGGATGCTCACCGGTCCGGAAGCCGGGATCACGCGCGATGCCATCGTCAGCGATTGGTCCTGGAAGGGCCGCGCCATCAAGCTGTGGGATACAGCCGGCATTCGCCGGAAGTCGCGCGTGCATGAGAAGATCGAAAAACTTTCCGTGGCAGATGCCCTGCGCGCCATCCGCTTTGCCGAATGCGTGGTCGTGCTGATCGACGCCACGTTGCCGATCGAGCGGCAGGACCTGTCGCTGTGCGACCTCGTCGGGCGCGAGGGACGGGCCGTGGTGCTGGCCCTCTCCAAGTGGGATGCCGTGGAAGACAAGTCGGGCACGCTCCGCGAAGTCGAAAGCAAACTGGAAGACGTGCTGCCGGAAATCCGCGGTGTGCCCGTGGTGACGCTCTCGGCCAAGCAGGGCCGCGGTACCGACAAGCTGATGAAGGCCGTGTTCGATGCCGACCGGCGCTGGAACATGCGCGTGACCACGAGCAAGCTGAACCGCTGGCTGGAAGGGGCGCTGGAACGGAACGCGCCGCCCGCACCTTCGGGCCGCCGCATCAAGATCCGCTATGCCACGCAGGCCAATGCTCGGCCGCCCACGTTTGCGATCTTCGGCAACCAGCTCAACAAACTTCCGGAAAGCTACCTGCGCTATCTGATGAACGGCCTGCGCGCGGATTTCGGCCTCGACGGCGTGCCCATCCGCTTCGCCCTGCGCGGCGGCAAGAATCCGTACGAAGACAAATAG
- a CDS encoding SDR family NAD(P)-dependent oxidoreductase — protein sequence MTKRLDGKIALITGASRGIGFETAVHLAREGAHIIATARTQGGLEELDDAIRAAGSTATLVPLDVRDYDGIDRLGAAIFERWKKLDIFIGNAGSLGKLTPMAHVDPKVWAEAMDVNVTSNYRFLRSLDPLFRSADWARVIFVTSGLAFKCTPYWGPYSVGKAALEAIMRTYAGEMATTNVRTNCFSPGATRTRMRATAMPGEDPMTLPTPEEVSLQMIDMCLPAFTDNGGVWKYDAKGLFKQF from the coding sequence ATGACCAAACGGCTGGACGGAAAGATCGCGCTCATCACCGGCGCTTCACGGGGCATCGGTTTCGAGACCGCTGTTCACCTGGCGCGCGAAGGCGCCCACATCATCGCCACGGCGCGCACGCAGGGCGGCCTTGAGGAACTGGACGACGCCATCCGCGCCGCCGGCTCCACCGCCACCCTCGTGCCCCTCGACGTGCGCGATTATGACGGCATCGACCGCCTCGGCGCTGCCATCTTCGAACGCTGGAAGAAGCTCGACATCTTCATCGGCAACGCCGGCTCCCTCGGCAAGCTCACGCCCATGGCCCATGTGGATCCCAAGGTCTGGGCGGAAGCCATGGATGTGAATGTCACTTCCAACTACCGCTTCCTCCGCTCGCTCGATCCCTTGTTCCGCAGTGCAGACTGGGCGCGGGTGATCTTCGTTACCTCAGGCCTCGCCTTCAAGTGCACGCCCTACTGGGGCCCCTATTCCGTCGGCAAGGCAGCATTGGAAGCCATCATGCGCACCTACGCGGGCGAGATGGCGACGACAAACGTGCGCACCAACTGCTTCTCGCCGGGAGCGACCCGCACCCGCATGCGCGCCACAGCCATGCCGGGTGAAGATCCCATGACGCTTCCCACGCCGGAAGAGGTCTCTCTGCAGATGATCGACATGTGCCTGCCCGCCTTCACCGACAACGGCGGCGTCTGGAAATACGACGCCAAGGGCCTGTTCAAGCAGTTCTGA
- a CDS encoding CvpA family protein, protein MPFQVLDLILLGIMLISGLLALMRGFTREVLSLISWGLAAVAAWFAFQKKPGFDLVLPYVNNDKIAQAVIAATAFILVLIIVSIISVKISDSVVESSVGAFDRTLGFIYGIGRGLVLVAIAYMFYSWANPPDKHEDWIRNAQTLPLIQTVSNMLISLMPPDIADTLTKTALPTNPEAPVTPDGGTLNNGQQQGLDNLIDGATTTNPPAMGGSGSDQ, encoded by the coding sequence ATGCCTTTTCAGGTTCTCGATCTCATTCTTCTCGGTATCATGCTGATTTCGGGGCTACTGGCCCTGATGCGCGGCTTCACCCGCGAGGTTCTGTCGTTGATTTCCTGGGGCCTCGCCGCCGTGGCGGCCTGGTTTGCCTTCCAGAAAAAGCCGGGTTTTGACCTCGTCCTGCCCTACGTGAACAACGACAAGATCGCCCAGGCCGTGATCGCGGCGACAGCCTTCATCCTGGTGCTCATCATCGTCTCCATCATCAGCGTCAAGATTTCGGATTCGGTTGTGGAATCATCCGTCGGCGCCTTCGACCGCACCCTCGGCTTCATCTATGGCATCGGCCGCGGCCTTGTCCTCGTGGCCATCGCCTACATGTTTTACTCCTGGGCCAATCCGCCCGACAAGCACGAGGACTGGATCCGCAACGCCCAGACCCTGCCGCTGATCCAGACCGTGAGCAACATGCTGATCAGCCTCATGCCGCCCGACATCGCCGACACGCTCACCAAGACCGCGCTGCCCACCAATCCTGAAGCGCCGGTGACGCCCGATGGCGGCACGTTGAACAACGGCCAGCAGCAGGGCCTCGACAACCTCATCGACGGTGCCACCACCACCAACCCGCCCGCCATGGGCGGCAGCGGTTCCGACCAGTGA
- a CDS encoding amidophosphoribosyltransferase yields the protein MMPTDELELDGDTLREECGVFGIYGHADAAALTALGLHALQHRGQEAAGIVTFDGNRFHAERRMGLVGDHFSTQKVIDRLRGDSAVGHVRYSTTGETILRNVQPLFAELAAGGLAVAHNGNLTNGLTLRRELIAQGAICQSTSDTEVVLHLVSRSQRGRMIERFIDALRSVEGAYALVALTNKKLIGARDPLGIRPLMLGELNGAYILCSETCALDIIGARFVREIENGEVVVISEDGIESHWPFPRQPARPCIFEYIYFSRPDSVLGGRSVYDVRKKMGRQLAREAPADVDVVVPVPDSGVPAALGYAQELNIPFELGIIRNHYVGRTFIEPTQTIRSLGVKLKHSANRSVVAGKRIVLIDDSVVRGTTSVKIVRMMYEAGAKEVHMRIASPPITHPDFYGIDTPEQKSLLAATHTLEEMRAYIGVTSLAFISVDGIYKAAGYEGRNNAQPQFTDHCFTGEYPTHLTDHVGEAAKQQLSLLAEAG from the coding sequence ATGATGCCGACTGACGAACTTGAGCTTGATGGCGACACGCTGCGCGAAGAGTGCGGCGTGTTCGGAATTTATGGCCACGCCGATGCGGCGGCACTCACGGCCCTTGGCCTGCATGCCCTGCAGCACCGCGGCCAGGAAGCCGCCGGCATCGTCACCTTTGATGGCAACCGTTTCCACGCCGAACGCCGCATGGGCCTCGTCGGCGACCACTTCTCGACGCAGAAGGTGATCGACCGCCTGCGGGGCGACTCCGCCGTGGGCCACGTGCGCTATTCCACCACGGGCGAAACCATTCTCCGCAATGTGCAACCGCTCTTCGCCGAACTCGCTGCGGGCGGCCTTGCCGTCGCCCACAACGGCAACCTCACAAACGGCCTCACGCTGCGGCGCGAACTGATTGCGCAGGGTGCCATCTGCCAATCGACCTCCGACACCGAAGTGGTGCTGCACCTCGTCTCGCGCTCGCAACGCGGCCGCATGATCGAGCGCTTCATTGATGCACTGCGCAGCGTGGAAGGCGCCTATGCCCTCGTCGCCCTCACCAACAAGAAACTCATCGGCGCGCGCGATCCCCTCGGCATCCGCCCTCTCATGCTGGGCGAACTGAATGGCGCCTACATCCTCTGCTCGGAAACCTGCGCCCTCGACATCATCGGCGCGCGCTTCGTGCGCGAGATCGAGAACGGCGAAGTGGTGGTGATTTCGGAAGATGGCATCGAAAGCCACTGGCCCTTCCCGCGCCAGCCGGCCCGGCCCTGCATCTTCGAATACATCTATTTCTCCCGTCCCGATTCCGTGCTGGGCGGCCGCTCTGTCTATGATGTGCGCAAGAAGATGGGCAGACAACTGGCCCGTGAGGCCCCGGCGGATGTGGATGTAGTCGTGCCCGTTCCGGACTCCGGCGTTCCCGCAGCCCTTGGTTATGCCCAGGAGCTGAACATCCCCTTCGAATTGGGCATCATCCGCAATCACTACGTGGGCCGCACCTTCATCGAGCCGACACAGACCATCCGCTCGCTCGGTGTAAAGCTGAAGCATTCCGCCAACCGCTCGGTAGTGGCAGGCAAGCGCATCGTGCTGATCGATGATTCAGTGGTGCGCGGCACCACGTCGGTCAAGATCGTGCGCATGATGTACGAGGCTGGCGCCAAGGAAGTGCACATGCGGATCGCCAGTCCGCCGATCACCCATCCGGATTTCTACGGCATCGACACACCGGAGCAGAAGTCGCTGCTTGCCGCCACGCACACGCTGGAAGAGATGCGCGCATATATCGGCGTCACCTCGCTCGCCTTCATCTCCGTCGACGGCATCTACAAGGCCGCCGGTTACGAAGGCCGCAACAACGCCCAGCCGCAGTTCACCGATCACTGCTTCACCGGCGAATATCCCACCCATCTCACGGATCACGTGGGCGAGGCCGCCAAGCAGCAGCTCTCCCTGCTGGCGGAAGCGGGCTGA
- a CDS encoding tetratricopeptide repeat protein has translation MTDESLIREVDEEVRRDEYKKLWDRFGNLFTVFAVLVVVAVAAFKGWQYYQQTQSEAAAIVYSEAVKKAGEGKFEDALSALKAVNHQGYGQLARLQEASVLAEKGDAEKAVAAYDAIAADPAIDPLLADVARIRAGYLLVDTAKPDELLGRLGRFDKDSEVWRNQAREIFGLAAYRTGDFVMADRYMNAIFADPETPPAMRQRAQVMVQLIAPNLPKT, from the coding sequence GTGACAGATGAATCTCTGATCCGGGAAGTGGACGAAGAAGTCCGCCGGGATGAATACAAGAAACTCTGGGACCGCTTCGGCAACCTTTTCACAGTTTTTGCCGTGCTTGTCGTGGTTGCAGTCGCCGCCTTCAAGGGCTGGCAGTATTACCAGCAGACGCAATCGGAAGCCGCGGCCATTGTCTACAGCGAAGCCGTCAAGAAGGCTGGCGAAGGCAAGTTCGAGGACGCGCTCTCGGCCCTGAAGGCCGTGAACCACCAGGGCTACGGCCAGCTGGCCCGCCTGCAGGAAGCGTCCGTTCTCGCCGAGAAGGGTGACGCCGAGAAGGCTGTCGCCGCCTATGATGCCATTGCCGCAGACCCGGCCATTGATCCGCTGCTCGCCGACGTGGCGCGCATTCGCGCCGGCTACCTGCTCGTCGATACGGCCAAGCCGGATGAACTGCTGGGCCGCCTTGGCAGGTTCGACAAGGACAGCGAAGTATGGCGCAACCAGGCGCGCGAGATCTTCGGCCTCGCGGCCTATCGCACCGGCGACTTCGTCATGGCGGACCGCTACATGAATGCGATCTTCGCCGATCCGGAAACACCGCCGGCGATGCGCCAGCGCGCCCAGGTGATGGTGCAACTCATTGCACCCAACCTGCCCAAGACGTGA